A window from Nostoc sp. UHCC 0926 encodes these proteins:
- a CDS encoding HipA-like protein, whose translation MKSAPEFPVLIVTEAHYELSSKEMMGSKYKFWFQHEELGRCLYKQVKQNLGEDWAEKVASQLCELLGLPHANYHLAETWEGNRGVVSPYFLPPGGTLVHGNEILTPIVPDYPTFAIYGNKQHTIDIVLRVIEADHVSLPMAWTAPSGIQKAVEVFVGYLLLDAWIGNGDRHHENWGFVRNKTASTTAETVHLAPTYDHASSLGRDLLDEQRQKRSIEAYANKCYSAFYGSVKDKKPLKTIEVFHRVAQLYPQAAHIWLERLERISRANTLEIFSRINRERISTIAVEFAQKILEFNQTRLLNLRESLQ comes from the coding sequence ATGAAGTCCGCTCCTGAATTTCCTGTCCTAATTGTGACTGAAGCACACTATGAGCTTTCCAGTAAAGAGATGATGGGGAGTAAATATAAGTTTTGGTTTCAGCATGAAGAACTTGGTCGTTGCTTGTATAAGCAAGTAAAGCAAAATTTAGGAGAAGATTGGGCAGAGAAAGTTGCATCACAATTGTGTGAACTTTTGGGATTACCTCATGCTAATTATCATTTAGCAGAAACTTGGGAAGGTAATCGAGGCGTAGTTTCACCCTACTTTTTGCCACCAGGAGGAACACTTGTTCATGGCAACGAAATTCTGACTCCAATTGTGCCAGACTACCCCACATTCGCAATCTACGGCAATAAACAACATACAATTGATATTGTGCTGAGAGTTATTGAAGCAGATCATGTGAGTCTCCCTATGGCTTGGACAGCACCGAGCGGTATCCAAAAAGCTGTAGAAGTGTTTGTTGGCTACCTCCTGTTAGATGCCTGGATTGGCAACGGCGATCGCCACCATGAAAACTGGGGTTTTGTCCGCAATAAGACGGCATCTACTACAGCAGAAACGGTACACTTAGCACCAACCTATGACCACGCCTCATCTTTAGGACGTGATCTCCTTGATGAACAGAGGCAGAAGCGCTCAATAGAGGCATACGCAAATAAATGTTATTCTGCTTTTTATGGCAGTGTTAAAGACAAAAAGCCCCTGAAAACAATTGAAGTATTTCACCGAGTTGCTCAACTTTATCCCCAAGCAGCCCATATATGGCTGGAGCGTCTTGAACGGATCTCCAGGGCGAATACGCTAGAAATTTTTAGTCGAATTAATAGAGAGCGCATCTCAACTATTGCGGTTGAGTTTGCCCAGAAGATTCTTGAATTCAATCAAACTAGGCTGCTTAATTTAAGGGAATCACTACAGTGA
- a CDS encoding DUF1156 domain-containing protein: MSQDRRLIEDFIPIREISLEAAREKSIRKGHISTLHLWWARRPLVAARAAVFASLVAAPESSQKRTALSKAMIDLCKWEAGKDTINKAKRQILEAQRERLNLPADTPLNQVPPPKVLDMFSGGGAIPLEALRLGCETYAVELNPVAHIIELCTLVYPQKYGKKLADEVEKWGNWVIEKVREEIGDLYPSIQDANLGKEGDGEKDDKEPLQLDLLSQTQSQNKNSKSKSLTPVAYLWTRTVKCPNPACGAAVPLVRQTWLCKKAKKYVALKVIPNHETKRVEFEVVEAATEKGLGFDPATGSSRGNSTCRHCGTTVDIDYVKKEGFAERINQQLMAIICTNSGREGKTYLAGTDYNHYIPNEFELKNRLEKFCTETGLTIPTEPLPDYGVLGFRVQPYGLVRWSDLFTTRQLLSLITFVKWVRLAHQEMLQQQYEEELAKAIATYLSLGITKVTNRGSSLGVWDTTRETTQSPVASGRLPMCWDFSESNPIGSGSGNWSDGLDWTIQNVRNLADISDVAIAKRQPCQRLDLPDSSIDAVITDPPYFDAVPYADLSDYFYVWLKRSIGHLYPENFSSQLTPKKNEAIMEPSRHGGDKKKATQAYEEMMHQAFCEASRVLKPGGMMVVVYAHKTTAGWSTLIDSLRRAKFTITEAWPLDTEQQGGLRGLRASLASSIFLVSRKRTDAKIGDYAIDVRPQLSEIVRDRVKTLLVEGVTGADLVIACIGAGLRAYTQYDRVELPNGDELNANSFLDEVQKEVLEAILTDVLLCDKKGVSAVDKPTQYYILGRYEYGEAVVEFDEANTLARGVGVELDSAGGLTDGKLGLVKKTKNQVQLRDYSERGANEELGIQKTEKQQKFNVKSEAIGAVPTLIDVLHRLLWLAENKPQEIPNFLALAQPDATQLRLVAQALGGRALTPETGATEVVNGNRTKEQQQIDTLLASWKRVVEDNLFTQSK; the protein is encoded by the coding sequence ATGTCTCAAGACCGCCGTTTAATTGAAGACTTTATTCCAATTCGTGAAATTTCTCTTGAAGCAGCACGAGAAAAATCTATTAGAAAAGGTCATATTTCTACGCTACATTTATGGTGGGCAAGACGACCTTTAGTAGCGGCAAGGGCGGCGGTTTTTGCCTCGTTAGTTGCAGCACCAGAGTCATCGCAGAAACGCACGGCTTTAAGTAAAGCGATGATTGACCTCTGTAAGTGGGAAGCCGGGAAAGATACTATTAATAAAGCTAAAAGGCAGATATTAGAAGCACAACGAGAAAGGCTAAATTTACCAGCAGATACGCCACTAAATCAAGTACCACCGCCAAAGGTTCTGGATATGTTTTCTGGCGGTGGGGCAATTCCTTTAGAAGCATTGCGTTTGGGTTGTGAAACCTACGCCGTTGAACTTAACCCAGTGGCTCATATTATTGAGCTTTGTACTTTAGTTTATCCCCAAAAGTATGGTAAAAAATTAGCAGACGAGGTTGAGAAATGGGGGAATTGGGTAATAGAAAAGGTGCGGGAGGAAATTGGTGATTTATATCCATCTATACAAGATGCAAATCTTGGGAAAGAGGGAGATGGGGAGAAGGATGATAAAGAACCTTTGCAGCTAGATTTATTATCTCAAACCCAATCCCAAAACAAAAATTCTAAATCTAAAAGTCTTACACCTGTAGCGTATTTGTGGACGCGCACGGTGAAATGTCCTAACCCTGCTTGTGGTGCTGCGGTTCCTTTGGTGCGTCAGACTTGGTTATGTAAGAAGGCGAAAAAGTATGTTGCGCTCAAAGTTATCCCGAATCATGAGACGAAACGCGTTGAATTTGAGGTGGTGGAAGCTGCGACAGAAAAAGGGTTAGGTTTTGACCCTGCTACTGGTAGTTCACGGGGTAATTCTACTTGTAGACACTGTGGTACAACTGTTGATATTGATTATGTAAAAAAAGAGGGTTTTGCAGAGAGAATTAATCAACAATTAATGGCGATTATCTGTACTAACTCAGGTAGAGAAGGTAAAACATATTTGGCTGGAACAGATTACAATCACTATATTCCTAACGAATTTGAATTAAAAAATAGGCTTGAAAAATTTTGTACTGAAACAGGTTTAACTATTCCTACTGAACCTTTACCAGATTACGGAGTTCTTGGTTTTCGAGTACAACCTTACGGATTAGTTAGATGGTCGGATTTATTTACAACTCGTCAATTGCTTTCGTTAATTACTTTTGTCAAGTGGGTACGGTTGGCGCATCAGGAGATGTTGCAACAGCAATATGAAGAGGAATTGGCGAAAGCTATTGCAACTTACCTTAGTCTTGGAATTACAAAAGTTACAAACCGAGGGTCTAGTTTAGGTGTTTGGGACACAACTCGTGAAACTACACAAAGTCCAGTAGCTAGTGGACGCTTACCAATGTGCTGGGATTTTTCTGAATCAAATCCAATAGGTTCTGGTTCGGGAAATTGGTCTGATGGTTTAGACTGGACTATTCAAAATGTACGGAATTTAGCTGATATTAGTGATGTTGCTATCGCTAAAAGACAACCTTGCCAAAGATTAGATTTACCAGATTCTAGCATCGACGCAGTAATTACAGACCCTCCTTATTTTGATGCTGTTCCCTACGCTGACCTTTCAGACTACTTTTATGTATGGTTGAAACGCTCAATTGGACATCTTTATCCAGAAAACTTTTCTAGTCAACTAACCCCCAAGAAAAACGAAGCCATCATGGAACCTTCCCGACATGGGGGAGATAAGAAAAAAGCAACACAAGCTTATGAAGAAATGATGCACCAAGCATTTTGTGAAGCAAGTCGAGTGCTAAAACCAGGGGGCATGATGGTTGTTGTATATGCTCACAAAACTACAGCAGGTTGGTCAACACTAATTGATTCCCTCAGACGGGCAAAATTTACCATAACCGAAGCGTGGCCACTTGATACCGAACAGCAAGGAGGCTTACGCGGTCTTCGAGCATCCCTCGCTTCCAGTATTTTTCTAGTTTCTCGCAAACGCACTGATGCCAAAATAGGCGACTATGCAATAGATGTACGCCCCCAACTATCAGAAATAGTCCGCGACCGCGTAAAAACGCTGTTGGTAGAAGGTGTTACTGGTGCTGATTTAGTCATTGCTTGCATCGGTGCAGGATTACGCGCCTACACCCAATATGACCGCGTAGAACTGCCCAACGGCGACGAATTAAACGCTAATTCCTTCCTTGACGAAGTACAGAAAGAAGTCCTCGAAGCAATTTTAACCGACGTGTTACTGTGCGATAAAAAAGGTGTTTCTGCTGTTGATAAACCCACCCAATATTACATCTTGGGACGCTATGAATATGGGGAAGCAGTTGTGGAATTTGACGAAGCGAATACTTTAGCGCGTGGTGTTGGTGTAGAACTTGATAGCGCTGGTGGGTTAACAGATGGCAAACTTGGACTAGTGAAAAAAACTAAAAACCAAGTGCAATTGCGAGACTACAGCGAACGCGGTGCTAATGAAGAATTAGGCATCCAAAAGACAGAAAAACAACAAAAATTCAACGTTAAATCAGAAGCCATTGGTGCAGTACCAACTTTAATTGATGTTTTGCATCGCCTGCTGTGGCTAGCAGAAAATAAACCCCAAGAAATTCCAAATTTCCTTGCTTTAGCACAACCTGATGCAACTCAACTGCGACTCGTCGCCCAAGCTTTAGGCGGACGTGCTTTAACACCAGAAACGGGTGCTACGGAAGTTGTGAATGGAAACCGTACTAAGGAACAACAGCAAATAGATACTTTGTTAGCTTCTTGGAAACGAGTAGTAGAGGATAATTTATTTACCCAAAGCAAGTAA
- a CDS encoding HIRAN domain-containing protein → MKTPQTLFLAWQDPNSRFWFPIGRLTFDGTSYKFVYTQGVKEAQHQCYFEPLSSFPHFNQVYTSTQLFPVFSNRLLPRSRPDYASFLQWLNIPEHEDSPLAILARSGGQRETDSLTVFPCPEPDEEGRYQLHFFAHALRHLPKCAVDRINHFQPEEKLWLAHEFQNQYDSQALTLNTEDHYIVGYCPRYLRSEVFELLWKDPSSVDLRVERVNLPPTPLQFRLLCSITAQCKDDFRPFSSPEYQPLVESDIVTPSFLPPS, encoded by the coding sequence GTGAAGACACCTCAAACACTATTTTTAGCTTGGCAAGACCCTAACAGTCGCTTCTGGTTTCCCATTGGTCGGTTGACCTTTGATGGTACTTCATACAAATTTGTCTACACCCAAGGCGTGAAAGAGGCACAACATCAGTGCTATTTTGAACCTTTATCTTCCTTCCCGCATTTCAATCAAGTATATACATCAACCCAATTATTCCCTGTCTTTTCTAATCGGTTGCTGCCTCGTTCACGCCCTGATTACGCAAGTTTCCTGCAATGGCTGAATATTCCAGAGCATGAAGATTCACCACTGGCAATTTTAGCCCGTAGTGGTGGACAACGGGAAACAGATAGTCTCACTGTCTTCCCTTGTCCAGAGCCAGATGAAGAAGGGCGATATCAGCTGCACTTTTTCGCCCACGCACTGCGACACTTACCTAAATGTGCAGTTGATCGGATTAATCACTTTCAGCCAGAAGAGAAGTTGTGGTTAGCTCACGAATTTCAAAACCAATATGATTCTCAGGCATTAACTCTCAACACAGAAGATCACTATATCGTAGGGTATTGTCCACGTTACTTACGAAGTGAAGTTTTTGAGCTTCTCTGGAAAGACCCTAGTTCAGTAGACTTGCGTGTAGAGCGTGTAAATCTACCGCCAACCCCACTCCAGTTTCGTTTATTGTGTAGCATAACTGCTCAATGCAAAGATGACTTTCGCCCCTTTTCTAGTCCAGAGTATCAGCCCCTTGTAGAGTCAGATATTGTAACACCATCTTTCCTTCCTCCCTCCTAA
- a CDS encoding ATP-binding protein, producing the protein MSSAYQIKPWTQVVTPHADILSGNLDNATYAASLGAVIRQDPQCPIVYRDARDFFAATYLTTALRKLLEDVLKGLQGNAGDRVLQLRTPFGGGKTHSLISLYHIAKNRTSLQGIPQLDTLPDPGNVKIAHFIGLDISAGTGIQIENGPRIFTPWGYLAWQLGGYDAYSLLETEDQQKIAPGNDVFRRILGDTSNLILIDELLIYIENAMGVQVGDSTFGRQVLTFIQKLTEVVRESPKTVLVYSLQASVGESFGNEGLLSALDKLVSRIDAKKEPVSGDEVMRVVQRRLFSNIGDPATIQEIAKQQAELFRRFRESYADTNREKQEVQQQADLLAERILSSYPFHPDLIDLMYYRWGSLPSYQRTRGALQFLASATYALWQAQDSSWLITPGNIPFENDATRSAFFSQVGEREAYSAVLGADLTGRKARVKTVDNRIATDAPALAHLKVGTRLASAILMYSFGARSGEDRGVLEQDITAACLAPGLERTTITAALSDLREQLLYLHYVGRRYRFETKPNLNKLIADEESKIGGDEVLQKIREELSKNLQVNRGKVVLWAKDSAAITDKVPHFSIVYLEPSWAEKSKELVHADTLDWVENRGNDKREYKNALAFVVPTKVQMEKARKGARTALAISSLIEQKTKYKFSAEDIEELNGKAKDANSEIGAAIRRLYDDILLPLPDPNGERPVRLETIDLQSQLNTSQNLQERVLDALKNHVFDSITPAKLVRLSGLENPDNEYITGEELVSYFFRFPNFPKMLGVEGIKKAILKAIEQGMLGYVPSLTISSGTAIVENPSLISFEKVIPTDELDLAGYLLSPKLVNNLRTLSSTKEVETTATDEEGDDTSNIGNESYSVGTSGTTTPNTVGEDKKTVEYKSQTSSVERSILVDIVNGKQPGRYYKLTSVTDKSKIFQLFEVLQTLSDKADGMTIRIEVQANTQDKFDLNWIRNAIEEPLDEMDIQASTRLE; encoded by the coding sequence ATGAGTAGCGCCTATCAAATAAAGCCTTGGACACAGGTAGTCACTCCTCACGCCGACATCCTCAGCGGTAATTTGGATAACGCTACATACGCAGCCAGCCTGGGTGCGGTAATTCGCCAAGACCCCCAGTGTCCGATAGTTTACCGCGATGCCCGTGATTTCTTTGCTGCTACCTACCTGACCACGGCACTAAGAAAGCTACTTGAAGATGTACTTAAAGGCTTGCAAGGGAATGCAGGCGACAGGGTATTACAACTCCGCACACCCTTTGGTGGGGGTAAAACTCACTCTCTCATCAGTCTCTATCACATCGCCAAAAACCGCACCTCTTTACAAGGTATTCCCCAACTCGATACCTTACCCGACCCAGGTAATGTCAAGATTGCTCATTTTATTGGTTTAGATATTAGCGCTGGTACAGGAATTCAAATTGAAAATGGCCCGCGCATTTTCACACCTTGGGGATATTTAGCATGGCAGTTGGGTGGATATGATGCCTACTCTTTATTAGAAACCGAAGATCAGCAAAAAATTGCCCCTGGTAACGATGTCTTTAGAAGAATACTTGGCGATACATCCAACCTAATCCTGATAGATGAATTGCTAATTTACATAGAAAATGCAATGGGTGTACAGGTGGGGGACTCTACCTTTGGTCGGCAAGTTCTCACTTTTATCCAAAAACTAACAGAAGTTGTCCGCGAATCACCAAAAACGGTTTTAGTTTACTCACTACAAGCAAGTGTCGGAGAATCTTTTGGCAATGAAGGATTACTGAGTGCTTTAGATAAATTGGTTAGCCGCATAGATGCCAAAAAAGAACCAGTTTCTGGTGATGAAGTAATGCGCGTAGTCCAGCGCCGTTTATTCAGCAATATCGGCGACCCCGCTACTATCCAAGAAATAGCAAAACAACAAGCAGAATTATTCCGCAGATTCCGTGAAAGTTATGCGGATACTAATAGAGAAAAACAGGAAGTACAACAACAAGCTGATTTACTGGCAGAAAGAATTTTATCGAGTTATCCATTCCATCCCGACTTAATCGATTTAATGTATTACCGTTGGGGTAGTCTTCCTAGTTATCAACGCACTCGTGGTGCTTTGCAATTTTTGGCTTCGGCAACTTACGCATTGTGGCAAGCACAAGACTCGTCTTGGTTAATTACTCCTGGTAATATTCCCTTTGAAAATGATGCCACCAGAAGTGCTTTCTTTTCCCAAGTGGGAGAGCGAGAAGCATATAGTGCAGTGTTAGGTGCTGACTTAACTGGTCGCAAAGCTAGGGTCAAAACAGTAGATAACCGCATTGCAACCGATGCACCAGCACTGGCACATTTAAAAGTCGGAACCCGTTTAGCTTCAGCAATTTTAATGTATTCCTTTGGTGCAAGAAGTGGCGAAGACAGAGGCGTTTTAGAACAAGATATTACAGCCGCTTGTTTAGCACCAGGATTAGAACGCACCACCATCACTGCTGCTTTAAGCGACCTGCGGGAACAACTACTTTATTTACATTATGTCGGCCGCCGCTATCGTTTTGAAACTAAGCCTAATCTGAACAAGTTAATTGCGGATGAAGAAAGTAAGATTGGTGGCGATGAAGTATTGCAAAAAATCCGCGAAGAACTAAGCAAGAACTTACAAGTCAATCGGGGTAAAGTTGTATTATGGGCTAAAGATTCAGCAGCGATTACCGATAAAGTACCGCATTTTAGTATCGTATACCTTGAACCAAGCTGGGCAGAAAAAAGCAAGGAGTTAGTTCATGCGGATACCTTAGATTGGGTAGAAAATCGTGGCAATGATAAACGGGAATATAAAAATGCATTAGCATTTGTAGTTCCCACCAAAGTGCAAATGGAGAAAGCACGTAAGGGTGCGAGAACTGCATTAGCAATATCTTCGCTAATTGAGCAAAAGACAAAGTACAAATTCTCCGCAGAAGATATAGAAGAATTAAATGGTAAAGCTAAAGATGCAAACAGCGAAATCGGTGCAGCTATTCGCCGTCTTTATGACGATATCTTATTACCACTACCCGACCCCAACGGAGAAAGACCAGTACGTTTAGAAACTATTGATTTGCAATCACAACTGAATACCAGTCAGAATTTGCAAGAAAGGGTACTAGATGCCCTTAAGAATCATGTTTTTGACTCAATTACTCCTGCTAAATTAGTGCGCTTATCTGGCTTAGAAAATCCAGATAATGAATATATTACAGGTGAAGAATTGGTAAGTTACTTCTTCCGCTTCCCCAATTTCCCCAAAATGTTAGGAGTTGAAGGGATTAAAAAAGCTATTCTCAAAGCCATTGAACAAGGAATGTTAGGTTATGTGCCGTCACTAACAATTAGCAGTGGCACAGCGATAGTAGAAAATCCCAGCTTAATAAGCTTTGAAAAAGTAATTCCCACTGATGAATTAGACTTAGCTGGTTATCTTTTATCTCCAAAATTAGTTAATAATTTGCGTACCTTGTCATCTACGAAAGAGGTGGAAACAACAGCAACCGATGAGGAAGGAGATGATACCAGCAATATTGGAAACGAAAGTTATAGTGTGGGTACGAGTGGTACTACGACACCCAATACGGTAGGAGAAGATAAAAAGACTGTTGAGTATAAATCACAAACAAGTAGTGTTGAACGCTCAATTTTAGTTGATATCGTTAACGGTAAACAGCCAGGGCGATATTACAAGTTAACTTCTGTTACTGATAAGTCGAAAATCTTTCAATTATTTGAGGTATTGCAGACTTTATCAGATAAAGCTGATGGTATGACTATCAGAATTGAAGTGCAGGCAAATACGCAAGATAAATTTGACCTCAACTGGATACGTAATGCTATTGAAGAACCACTGGATGAAATGGATATTCAAGCATCTACACGTTTGGAATGA